The Magallana gigas chromosome 6, xbMagGiga1.1, whole genome shotgun sequence genome includes the window agttaaGTTTAGAACTACAAATCATCATCTTCCTGTTGAAATTGGAAGGTGGGGTATTGTTGAAAAAAGTAAACGTTATTGTAATTTGTgtaattgtaacaaaattggtgatgaatttcatgttatattagaATGCAAGGCATTAAGTAAATTACGAAGTCAGTTTTTAGATACATATTACTGTTCTTCTCCTAACACTAAAAAGTTCTATGAAATCATGTCTTCAGTCGATTATATCACATTAAGAAAAttgtgtttctttatttcaaaaattaatcatactgtTCGTTCACCCCACTTACTTTCTTGAACTTTAcaattatattgtatatatgtaaatatgtttggtTTTCTTATGTACCTCTTGTACCATTATATGGTGTTGAGTGAAAATAAACTGAACTGATCATGTGAATTTTCACATCAACagtaccatattttttttttttgaaaatatggttaattggtcatctctagaatttgagattcgggtccccACTTATACATtgtagaacactattcaatcattataatggggttttaaacatcgggccctgaaacatcgAGGGCCCCAACCCTGAGGGCTGAAATAttcagagtcatcttcaagtggtaaaccactgccactataaaaatatggtgatataggcatctctagtttatgagacattggaccctaaagaatatgcactataattattacaataggattttgaaaatcgggctctgaaacatcggaaacaaaatttctctaaaacagaggtttagcctggatgaaattttcacaaacagacaaacaatctgatagatttatcaagaaattcttaaaacattctcgtttaatacaatttcaggacacagaattatgcatataagtgtataacttgaaaaacttttttcaataaattacctaaattaagttctatgtataattccattacacacatgttcaactttcagcattgtctataaaaataataaatcggcaaaacgaaacttaacctgtacagatgaatgcagatatacatgtatgcaacctgggagtgtagacacaatgattttaatccttactggatttccataaatattttttataaaatctgaaccaaaaacgtgagggagaaaccctactatgggggaacagctactatatagtagcttcccccccccccccccccgggggggAAAGGCTCCTacatagtaggttttccggggggaaagctactatgggggaaaaactgctatacaacactgGTACAACCGTAAAAGGGTTAATGGCTTATGTAGATATGTCAAAGATTTGCGATGCAATCAAAGATGACGTTGTTCTAGATACGAAGTTGTACCGTTTGAAAATGTCAAAGACATGCTCAATGATTATTCTAAATGTTTTTGAGaattatgataataaatgaaatatcattttgttttcatcGTCTAAATGCATACCTTTGTTTTGAATTatcgtacatacatgtagtttggaCTGTTTGGattacatattttcattttagaaTTCTTGCTATATTTTCCCCCCTTCAGACTCATTTATTATGAATTATGCATGTTACATATAATAAAAGGAAATTATAGACAGTTTCTGTTGTGAAATGGAAGTAATCGTCACTTTTCGTTGCATAGAGGGACACCAGGGACAAAATAACTAGCGTCGATCCAACATATCCATTTTTCAATGACAGACATATAATTCGCCAATATCAATCGCAGCAGACACTTCTAATCACTAGTCCTTCCTCACCAGTTGTCTGCTTAagaccccccccctttcccacTTTTCTGTGAGGCTGAAGACATATTTTGGATATCGTTTCAGTGACAGATCTGCCTGGGGATACCCTTGTTATCCGTAACATAACGCGACACTGCGCTGGGGAGTACCAGTGCAGGGCAAACAATGGGCTGTCCAGGGAGGATACCCGGGTATTTAAAGTTGAAGTCCACTGTAAGTAACAAATCTcgcttttttaattaatatgattAAAAGTCGAGATATTAGAATGCACCATCTTTGTATTTACTTAATGTTATCTAATTACAGTGTATTCTATTTGTATTCAACTTTTTACATGAAGACGTCCTATTGAGTAAAACATATGAACCCGTTTTAATGTTTGACTGTAGTTGCCCCCGAGGTGAGTATGCTGATACCGAGGCTGGGTATCACCCTGGGGTCAGAGACGGTGCTACAGTGTAGCTGCTCCTCGTCCCCTATCGGGGTCTGTGTGTGGAAGAAGGACGGCAGGGACCTCAGAATCTCCGGCAAGTACGAGCTCAACCCCTACAACGAGGGCCATGAGACCATCACGCTGGGCCTGACCATATCCCACATCCAGGAGGAGGACTTGGGCAGGTACGAGTGCCACGCCCAAAACGAACTGGGGCAGGACAGTGGTTATACCGATTTGTATGGTAAGTAACCAGCCAAAGATAAAACCGTTCAAAACAACTCAACTTTTGTATGTATTGATGTTGGCCTAGGATGGTTTTCATGACTTCAGTTTATTAATCCTtccttatttttgttttaataactttgacttaaaatagaaataatcaTGATTCATGATTAGCTTTATATGCGTATAGCCGTCATATTGATAAttcatttaaactttaaatttgttCATCTCTTACAACTTAATGAATATTATAAAGTTCTGTACGTTGTGTCGTGTTGtaaatttactgggtgggtgtaaatacaaaatttagaaaatggcatgttaaattgaaaattttgtatttacaaacacccagtaaattaaaaatctacaagagatgatacatatatatatgactGATTACATATGATTGTAtgatcatttaatatttattcgtttgatgagatattggcgcttctgattggtctaaaaatttctttgatacctgcatcaataaaatttcgccggatctacttttctaaactgttctgatctaacactatttatagaacgggaatttccaaaataaacactgtcaacaaaatataaagttgtgtctgttttattgttcgcaaacaaaatacaactttataaacataaaaacttgaaagtttaaccttcaaaaataaacaaaacacattatttggttcacgaaatagaaaattaagcgtcttctcacgatttcgtctgcttgagatcgatcaacattactgcgaggctggctgttccttttccagaataattataacgaacattttgacaaagcattaaaaatacccatatcaaccattctaaatattgaaaatggaaatataaaattttgaattttaagctCGAATCGTGTCGAAGTCCCTTGACTATACTCTTTTGTatacaaacagaacaaaaaataCTTAGTTACAATGGAAAAtagacataatatatatataagtgtcTGATAAAAGTATAGGTCTTGTTTTTGAACAGaagaaattgacagaaaaatattcagttttagccatgaaatacaaatattaatatttttaaagaatattatttaatctaaataagttataaaaggtttttttccctttattccaatgtttggaaacaaatcctatatataattaaaattgctgTACAGTATATCCTATTGATTCCTATAATATATCACTTAAGTTTAGTTTCTTGAACAgcatgtttattacttttttttcttaaaatgatgaatacaaggtcattaatttattttcattatattcaaatagATACAAATAGGCCTTCTGCAaccttttcattgtttaaatggtaTGGAGTTTTAATGacctttcatatgaaaaatgacatctaAATCTTAAATTGCGGTACATTATATCCTATCCATCTAATGTATCACTTTATTTATGTTGAACTTCGTGTCTATTagtattatgatatttttagaatgatatgtgcaatttcattaatttatttttcattttaagaaaattcattttaaaaaagatctcttacaacctgtgtattttttttcttcagtttacataacacagtgtattaattgaatgtagttgtgtagatttatacatgtacctacaagcaatatacatttaatattcaccgggtacatgtaccagcctactatatttgataaataaatgtacttctTTCATGCCTTTTTCATGCCTTTTACCCAtggttttatgtattatttaaaattaaaatactttgaaaacttttctctatttatattaataagatTAAGAAACAGACTATTATATAATAGTTAATGCACGTTTtcaagagttgtctctcttggggacaataatgaatgctccccagggttcatgaccctgaatattgagtaggctgtgaggtgtgatataggcctatacactttcacggtaacactactgtactgttcaaatttggtaacgatgatttttaaatttacacacgtacatgatcggtcatcagaataagcatcgtaaaacaaagctatgagtaatgcatcaactccgtcggcgcattccaagcggcaaaTATACCATTTACTGTTTTAAGTACAttactggctatctagttaccacaacgtttacaaaagtcgcttaaacatactattctttgtcgacatatcaactattttcgtccacgatcgcctctccttggatggttatgtctagttgcatattccagcgatctcataTGAAAACTAGatttattacgagtttttctgcacagtgaataataccacaagctatcgcatgtatttttctttcgttttcaattcagccggttcagattttaactcactatttgtgtttaatccattaaattcagctcaataactctgcatcagctgaaggcccatccattttgaatattgttgctgttgttgttttgtattcatacgcgtcgcttcatttacattatttacatttttgatcaatgacacgataaaaaatgaagataataattttactattgatcgacgtatcaaagaaaaaattgaccggaaaacaacttcatcaatgcgctactacgcgcattgatgaagttgttttccggtcaattttttctttgatacgtcgatcaatagaaaaattattatcttcatttcttaattcttTGTAATAATCTTATATCCATTAAACTATcgatgtaaaatttgaatatcaaatataaatttattttttttaattaaacaaaagttacatgtatctattgacaaaatgaatatgatttacaccaaaaattatttcaaagtagtgagatttttaaaatattcattgatcatttttatgttttgattaatgatacTTTCTTGTCTTAGCCCGTCAAAGGAATTATGCGTTTTCTTATAGAATACAGACCTCCAGTGCCGCCCACCCATGCTCCCACTGCTCGTACGACCCCCAGACTAATCACCCCAGATTCTCAATATCGCCCGGTGCAGACGAAAGCACAAAAGAATATCTTCGATGATGAAAACTTCGTATTTTTTAGACCATCAACCATAAAAACACGTAAGTTGACGAATTGCCATAATATTATAGGCAATAATCATTCTTTATTCCAGAGTTAATAGGCTTTATAGAACGTCATCTGTCACTTAAATTTCTCCACAATTGCAAGATAGTTTTTTATTAAACagtttaagaaataaagataCGTGTATATATTGTGTAATAAAGTTTGactgcttatatttacattctactgtggttttccattaaattccgtgatgtttaaatgcctctaaatgcaacacctattcactgcgtatgaatttacgagtaatttacataagaagttctcaaacagtgatttctatgttatcggttaaaaaatgcatttcatgaatgttgtcaaaacaccatgttttataataatttaacaaaaaagttgactttattgttaaaagcaacatttcaagagttatttatcatggattgtatttcatgctcgtcgatctcatctcaacagtctatgcaaaaaccagtttaaaccggttttacaaaacagctattcttgctgttacttattcactccctccgtgatctgcactttatatcgatttatttaagtaaacaaatgaTTTCCTCaataagggaatgtaaatataagcattaaatgatttatttttgacgtcgtcgtgtcaataactgccgtcaggtgagcagacaaattatcataacgcgctaacgcgcgttattgaatttgtctgctcacctgacggcagttattgacacgacgacgtcaaaaataaatcattcaatgctataataagtTACTTGTAATAAGTCAAAGAGCAGATTTGCGCTTAGTTTGAGTGTGCTAATCTACGTGATAAAGATCTCGGgtaaaacaaaaagaatatatatgtaaaaagttAGGATTTCCTTGTAAAGTATAATACGGTAAGTTGACTCTTTAACTCGATGAATTCGAAGATCTCGAGGGAAAACAGCTAAGAAAATACGATCCTAACGAAAATTTGTTGGTTTGAAAATACTGTAACTGTTGTATTCTGATAAAATGGGATAAGGTACAAGCTGCAAAATTATAATGTTAAAAGAGACCCAAAATTGAAATCTGAAAAGTGAACCGAACTGAGCAATGTGACCTTATGCCACCAATCATCTTTGAAAAGCAATAGAAttacttatttaaaatatttttgtgcatTTATAACATTCCATACATGCTAGTGAACGCGGATCGCAAAATGTAAATGGGAATAAAGTCACAGTAATGGAAAAGATATTACAAATTACTCGAATTCTTAATTTATGTTATATCAATGTTTCGCATGCTGTAACGcaaacaataatatatgtaaCTGAGAATAATCGGCGTATGTTCTGTTGATTTATAAGCAGCATCCAAATACTCCTCGGAGAGCCGAAGTAGCAGTCTGGGCGTGGCTTTCTGTACCCTGGTGATCGGATTCATCGGTCTTCACTTCTTAACCAGTCTGTCATTGTGAACTTACACGCTTGTACAGATATACCTCAATTTTCCAAACCAAAGAACTCATAAATGAAGagcaaatgaaaacaaacaggATGCTTCAGGTGCATGTGGAGATTgctttaatttgttatatagATTGTGTGACCTGAGTTAGGTCGATTATTTTCAACTAAAACCTGTACATCACACAGTGTGCGAAGAAATGTTCATTAACTTTGCTTGAGTAGCACGCCGTTCTGTTTCCATTCCAAAGTTGTCAATAGATGCCTGTAATTTTAACAAAAGCGGGAAAATGGACGCCGCGTGATGGCGGCAAATAGAGCACGGCTTCTGACGTCCTGGCGGCCGCTGACTGAGATTCAGTGAATCAAGGCTCCGTGCCGTACTTTCGTTTCAATAATTCACGGacttttcattgatttcacTCTCTCTCGACTTGGCACCGAGAGCCAAATTGAGCGATTACCAGTATTTCATCAGGTTGTGGAGGTTATTTGTGAATGTCACCTTGTTTTTGTACGGGTGTGAGATGTGAAATTGGTGTAGAGTGAATGTGGGCCAAACGTGTGTACATGAATATCTTGTGCTTTTGTTGTTCATAATGAGTCCTCCTCATAATGTTGCTATCCATTTTTGTTAGTTATGTTGTTTAATCGATGTCTTTATGTTAATAAAAcgaaaaatatattggtataCCTTCTCAatgaatgttaattaaaattctTCATTTAATTTAACAGTTACAaacctatattttttttgttttctgcaacgaatgttattttttctttatgtaatATGGTTTCTTTTGCCAGTTATCATAAAAAAGTCTGGTTGAATGTAAACTACTAgagtatatttaatttaatgctTAAAAGTCCTGTAACTTATTAATATTGGGACACagaaacaaaacttttaataaattatgtaaaaaaaaaaaaacccaagacatttcttttgtttttggaACTCTCTGTGTTAAAGTGGCTGTCACAATACAAGCTTAAGGCGTAACACTAGAGTATCAACCCACCTGACAAATGGAATGAAATGTTAAACATCTTCACTAGGTTAATGGCATATTGTCTACCATAGAAGTAGATATCTATCAACATACACGCTCAGAATGGAACAAAGCGAGCAAATCGCTGATCTGGCCACCCAACGGAAGATCTTGAAGTATTCACAATCtattcaataaataattaagGCTTGAAGAATGTTGCACAATGCTCTCAGGTGCATACGGTTtacatggtcacgatttcagCAGCACTGCTATAAGCTCACAAACCAGAGGAAACCATTAACCTAAAGAACTTAACTTACTTTTAATCATACTTTTCAGTCCTCTAAATGATGAAGATTTTAATGAGAATTTTATGTATAAGAACATTATCAATGTGACAAAATTAATTCCAGTAAGATCTTATCCTATGGTAAGATTACCAATTACGAGATAAGCGTCTgtcttaataataaatatacttgaaaatgtaaaaaaaacagatTGGATATAACTCagttaatttataatttaacacATCCAATATTGACgtgaattatttaaacatttaatctgCTCATATTATTGTTGTCCTCTTCTCACAAAATATATGCAGTAAAAAATCTACGAAAATCGGaagggataatttttttttcggtaGATAAATGTTCTATGAAAATTCTTAAGGGTGAACATCTTTGTCGTTACTGAAAATTATGGTTGATAATTAActattaagtattttttaacTTAGAAGAAATTTGAGGTGAAttaaaatgtacaagatggcatTTAAAGAAGAACTTTTCCATACTCAACAAAACCtttattacacattttttttaaaattcaaactttcatgtACAGATTATTTACATCTTCTTATATATTTAGTGTACAGTGCATACACATCACATATTCACTTCATTTGAGATTTAGAATATAAGTATAATATAGACACAGTCACATACCGAAGATAAAGAAGCACATGTACAGACAAGTGTAAACACCGACAGatagacatatacatgtatatgcacaaACAATCCCGAAAACTTTCTTTTATCACCCATGAAAGTTTGAGTATTTTTAGttatgagggggggggggtgtgtgaAAGAGGGTGGAGAAAGAGGGGGGAACACTATCTATCAAAAACTCATACATATGCAAGAGGATACATAAAAGTAGACATATTTTTGCCATTATTTGCTTACAATTTCCTTGCAGctattataaacacattttataacaaatcgCAAATAGTTTGCCAATACTTTTCATACTCAGCAAATTTACAATTCTTCAGCAACAGTAGTTTCTCGATATGTATTCTATCAGTGACAGTCCGTTTTAACATGAGCGTCGGGAGGTTTGGGACATTCTTATATTTACtggcaaaaataaattgttttactgtaaGAATCAATATGTTTTGAAGTCTATACATATTTCTGTTTTTGAATTTACCAAAAAGTAtagttatttttatcaaatgtcattaaaaaattaaacttgctTCTTAACAATTCTTCAAAGTAAAG containing:
- the LOC105342293 gene encoding opioid-binding protein/cell adhesion molecule homolog isoform X1 codes for the protein MKIKIELKLSRFIWLFDSLLKVLLALEDVAVYTQPVFEDPSNVTAIAGNNAKLQCKVHHLENYTVAWVNPRGTILTRGYLKITDDTRISTDRNVDEDWNIIIRNISFEDRGFYNCVINTAPFPSVNRVHLHVIVPPKIIGRVVHAPVVVREGETVTLVCNATGYPFPKIHWFRDRITNDFKQAFDTVWRDGLWYKLLKSGINVTDLPGDTLVIRNITRHCAGEYQCRANNGLSREDTRVFKVEVHFAPEVSMLIPRLGITLGSETVLQCSCSSSPIGVCVWKKDGRDLRISGKYELNPYNEGHETITLGLTISHIQEEDLGRYECHAQNELGQDSGYTDLYEYRPPVPPTHAPTARTTPRLITPDSQYRPVQTKAQKNIFDDENFVFFRPSTIKTPASKYSSESRSSSLGVAFCTLVIGFIGLHFLTSLSL
- the LOC105342293 gene encoding opioid-binding protein/cell adhesion molecule isoform X3, encoding MKIKIELKLSRFIWLFDSLLKVLLALEDVAVYTQPVFEDPSNVTAIAGNNAKLQCKVHHLENYTVAWVNPRGTILTRGYLKITDDTRISTDRNVDEDWNIIIRNISFEDRGFYNCVINTAPFPSVNRVHLHVIVPPKIIGRVVHAPVVVREGETVTLVCNATGYPFPKIHWFRDRITNVTDLPGDTLVIRNITRHCAGEYQCRANNGLSREDTRVFKVEVHFAPEVSMLIPRLGITLGSETVLQCSCSSSPIGVCVWKKDGRDLRISGKYELNPYNEGHETITLGLTISHIQEEDLGRYECHAQNELGQDSGYTDLYEYRPPVPPTHAPTARTTPRLITPDSQYRPVQTKAQKNIFDDENFVFFRPSTIKTPASKYSSESRSSSLGVAFCTLVIGFIGLHFLTSLSL
- the LOC105342293 gene encoding opioid-binding protein/cell adhesion molecule homolog isoform X2, which translates into the protein MKIKIELKLSRFIWLFDSLLKVLLALEDVAVYTQPVFEDPSNVTAIAGNNAKLQCKVHHLENYTVAWVNPRGTILTRGYLKITDDTRISTDRNVDEDWNIIIRNISFEDRGFYNCVINTAPFPSVNRVHLHVIVPPKIIGRVVHAPVVVREGETVTLVCNATGYPFPKIHWFRDRITNDFKQAFDTVWRDGLWYKLLKSGINVTDLPGDTLVIRNITRHCAGEYQCRANNGLSREDTRVFKVEVHFAPEVSMLIPRLGITLGSETVLQCSCSSSPIGVCVWKKDGRDLRISGKYELNPYNEGHETITLGLTISHIQEEDLGRYECHAQNELGQDSGYTDLYEYRPPVPPTHAPTARTTPRLITPDSQYRPVQTKAQKNIFDDENFVFFRPSTIKTPSKYSSESRSSSLGVAFCTLVIGFIGLHFLTSLSL